One genomic region from Myxococcales bacterium encodes:
- a CDS encoding alginate lyase family protein — MTRSELARLARTVRRLHPLQIATRVPHLAVARALSFMPGAAAPTPIERFPAPPRALVDLAQAERSRGAKRLAHLPPGRLRDYEEAYGLALGADAAPVDVSAWQRRVALEPYPASVRARRLAVAMRCGGPGRAVGMASELARACRAVLLQPELHLMANHLLENGIALAAAGAVTRGPEARAWSRAGTAILSWQLPEQFLPDGGHFERSATYHLALTYGLLELIELTMATGASVPELWRDTARRACAWLSQVRAPDATYPLLNDAALDAAPSLDDVLRLGRALGLAAPAAERPPDGIVHLRDTGWVLFRLGHDMLVFDAGPEGARYQPGHVHADALTFELWIHGARTVADYGVSSYANDEARRTCRATRVHNTVELGEQDSSEVWSAFRVGRPANAEVHEVIDRTGIDGGADGAGADGRVLIATASHDGYAFMSGHPIHRRRITLRPRRLTVEDTLERSATPRSAPLSAPLSALSRLRVADNEVRGLVVRGGAGSRVSRDVWFPEHGAPREALVYQQAGRLEQRLEMNWELTWEAGPGPGGRPER, encoded by the coding sequence GTGACACGAAGCGAGCTCGCGCGTCTCGCACGAACGGTGCGTCGCCTTCACCCACTTCAGATCGCGACGCGGGTGCCGCACCTCGCCGTGGCCCGCGCGCTCTCGTTCATGCCGGGCGCCGCCGCACCGACGCCGATCGAGCGCTTCCCTGCCCCGCCGCGCGCACTCGTCGATCTGGCGCAAGCGGAGCGCTCGCGCGGTGCGAAGCGCCTCGCGCATTTGCCGCCGGGTCGCCTTCGCGACTACGAGGAAGCGTACGGCCTCGCGCTCGGCGCCGATGCGGCCCCCGTCGATGTCTCGGCGTGGCAGCGGCGCGTGGCGCTCGAGCCGTACCCCGCTTCAGTGCGCGCGCGTCGTTTGGCGGTGGCGATGCGCTGCGGCGGTCCAGGCCGGGCCGTCGGCATGGCGAGCGAGCTCGCGCGCGCGTGCCGTGCGGTGTTGCTCCAGCCGGAGCTTCACCTGATGGCGAACCATCTCCTCGAGAACGGCATCGCGCTCGCCGCCGCGGGCGCTGTCACGCGCGGACCGGAGGCGCGAGCCTGGTCGCGCGCCGGCACCGCCATTTTGTCGTGGCAACTGCCCGAGCAGTTCTTGCCTGACGGCGGTCACTTCGAGCGAAGCGCGACGTATCACCTGGCGCTCACGTACGGGTTGCTCGAGCTCATCGAGCTCACGATGGCGACCGGCGCGAGCGTGCCGGAGCTATGGCGCGACACCGCGAGGCGCGCCTGCGCGTGGCTAAGCCAGGTGCGCGCCCCCGACGCGACCTATCCGCTCCTCAACGACGCCGCGCTCGATGCGGCGCCATCTCTCGACGACGTTCTCCGGCTTGGGCGCGCGCTCGGACTCGCAGCGCCCGCAGCGGAGCGCCCGCCTGATGGCATCGTGCACCTCCGCGACACGGGATGGGTGCTCTTCCGATTGGGCCACGACATGCTGGTCTTCGACGCGGGGCCTGAAGGCGCGCGCTACCAACCGGGTCACGTGCACGCCGACGCGCTGACCTTCGAGCTGTGGATCCATGGCGCGCGCACCGTCGCCGACTACGGCGTCTCGAGCTACGCGAACGACGAAGCGCGCCGCACATGCCGCGCCACGCGCGTGCACAACACGGTCGAGCTCGGCGAGCAGGACTCGAGCGAGGTGTGGTCCGCGTTCCGGGTGGGTCGCCCTGCCAACGCGGAGGTGCACGAAGTCATCGACCGCACCGGCATCGACGGAGGCGCCGACGGAGCAGGCGCCGACGGGCGCGTACTCATCGCAACGGCGAGTCACGACGGCTACGCGTTCATGAGCGGCCACCCGATTCACAGACGCCGGATCACGCTGCGCCCGAGGCGACTCACGGTCGAGGACACGCTCGAGCGTTCGGCAACACCGCGGTCCGCGCCGCTTTCTGCGCCGCTCTCTGCGCTCAGCCGTTTGCGCGTCGCCGACAACGAGGTACGCGGCCTCGTCGTACGAGGTGGCGCCGGCAGCCGGGTCTCGCGCGACGTGTGGTTTCCCGAGCACGGCGCCCCTCGCGAGGCGCTCGTGTACCAACAGGCGGGCCGCCTGGAGCAGCGCCTCGAGATGAACTGGGAGCTGACGTGGGAGGCCGGGCCCGGCCCGGGGGGCCGGCCGGAGCGGTGA